The following are encoded together in the Balearica regulorum gibbericeps isolate bBalReg1 chromosome 31, bBalReg1.pri, whole genome shotgun sequence genome:
- the LOC104631843 gene encoding olfactory receptor 14A16-like, whose product MSNSSSITEFLLLAFADTRELQLLHFWLFLGIYLAALLGNGLIITAIACDHHLHSPMYFFLLNLSLLDLGSISTTVPKAVANSLWGTRAISYGGCAAQVFLLVFLIGAEYSLLTVMAYDRYAAICQPLHYGTLLGSRACVHMAAAAWGSGFLNAVLHTANTFSLPLCHGNGMDQFFCEIPPLLKLSCSDADLREIGLIVVTAFFIFACFIFIMLSYVEIFRAVLRIPSEQGRHKAFSTCLPHLAVISLFISTLMLAYLKPPSISSPALDLVVTVLYSVMSPAMNPLIYSMRNKELKGALKQLILLVVFQKQ is encoded by the coding sequence atgtccaacagcagctccatcactgagttcctcctcctggcatttGCAGACACacgggagctgcagctcttgcacttctggctcttcctgggcatctacctggctgccctcctgggcaaTGGCCTCATCATCACTGCCATCGCCTGCGACCACCACCTCCACAgccccatgtacttcttcctcctcaacctctccctcctcgACCTGGGATCCATCTCCACCACTGTCCCTAAAGCCGTGGCCAACTCACTCTGGGGCACCAGGGCCATCTCCTATGGGGGATGTGCTGCACAAGTctttctgcttgtctttttGATTGGAGCAGAATATTCCCTTCTCACCGTCATGGCTTATGACCGCTATGCTGCCATCTGCCAACCCCTGCACTATGGGaccctgctgggcagcagagcttgtgtccacatggcagcagctgcctggggcagtgggtttctcaatgctgtgctgcacactGCTAACACATTTTCACTTCCACTCTGCCATGGCAATGGTATGgaccagttcttctgtgaaattccCCCGCtcctcaagctctcctgctcagatgCCGACCTCAGGGAAATTGGGCTAATTGTGGTTACTGCATTTTTTATCTTcgcttgttttattttcatcatgCTGTCCTATGTGGAGATCTTCAGGGCtgtgctgaggatcccctctgagcagggacggcacaaagctttttccacgtgcctccctcacctggctGTCATCTCCTTGTTTATCAGCACTTTAATGCTGGCCTACCTGAAGcctccctccatctcctccccagctctggaTCTGGTGGTTACTGTTCTGTATTCAGTCATGTCTCCAGCAATGAACCCCCTtatctacagcatgaggaacaagGAGCTCAAAGGCGCATTGAAGCAACTAATCCTACTGGTGGTATTTCAGAAGCAGTGA